From Juglans regia cultivar Chandler chromosome 8, Walnut 2.0, whole genome shotgun sequence, the proteins below share one genomic window:
- the LOC109020014 gene encoding uncharacterized protein LOC109020014, protein MILQIQNFSELVHKVMLVEQNLKRGAELQEQRKRAAPQGFPSSDQGQWKKRNEGSSSSQRQIQGNHTSNPCKFCDHIHHGECRKEVGSCFKCGKDGHFIRECPLFAVNNRRPNPAQNFRPNNQGNNQQRTVPARVFALTPREDEDKDDVITGIVPLFLNKAIVLFDSGATHSFISMDYVKLCPIVANEMDYNLRVSIPTGDIVTCNKIILKCPITISGKEMPANLIVFPMIGEVVFKFPEEEEFRFLSSRVRTPLSVISAFHVDKLLRDGCQGYLAFVVDEPKEELKLEEIPIVREYPEVFPEDLSGLLPEREVEFAIELTPGMTPLSKTPYRMAPLELAELKEQLQDLLDKVSRDGISVDPGKIEAIVSWTQPTNVHEVRSFLGLAGYYR, encoded by the exons ATGATACtacagattcagaatttttcagaattagtacACAAGGTGATGCTAGTTGAGCAGAATCTCaagaggggtgctgaattgcaagaacagaggaagagagctgCTCCACAAGGGTTCCCTAGTTCGGATCAAGGgcaatggaaaaagagaaatgaggggAGCAGTTCGAGTCAGAGacagatacaaggaaatcatacCTCTAACCCCTGTAAGTTCTGTGACCACATACACCATGGAGAGTGCAGAAAGGAAGTGggatcatgtttcaaatgcggtaaggatgggcatttcattagagaatgtcCATTGTTTGCGGTGAACAACAGAAGGCCCAACCCAGCTCAAAACTTTAGGCCAAATAACCAAGGCAACAATCAGCAGAGGACTGTACCAGCACGGGTGTTTGCTTTGACACCGAGAGAAGATGAGGACAAGGATGATGTCATCACAG GAATTGTTCCCTTATTCCTCAATAAggctattgttttatttgactcgggggcTACCCACTCCTTTATTTCAATGGATTATGTTAAGTTGTGCCCCATTGTTGCTAATGAGATGGACTACAATTTGAGGGTCTCTATCCCAACTGGTGATATAGTGACTTGTAACAAGATTATACTCAAGTGTCCAATAACTATTAGTGGGAAGGAAATGCCAGCTAACCTGATAGTCTTTCCTatgattgg ggAAGTGGTGTTCAAGTTTCCGGAAGAAGAGGAATTTCGGTTTTTGAGTTCCAGGGTACGTACCCCTCTATCAGTTATTTCTGCTTTTCATGTTGACAAGTTATTACGTGATGGGTGTCAAGGGTATTTGGCTTTTGTGGTGGatgaaccaaaggaagaattgaAACTTGAGGAAATTCCTATTGTGAGGGAATATCCGGAAGTTTTTCCTGAAGACTTGTCTGGATTACTGCCtgagcgggaggtagagtttgctattgaattaaCCCCAGGCATGACGCCTCTTTCCAAAACCCCTTATCGAATGGCGCCATTAGAGTTAGCAGAGCTCAAAGAACAGTTGCAAGACTTATTAGACAAAG tcTCCAGggatggtatttcagtagacccCGGGAAAATTGAAGCAATAGTTAGCTGGACTcaaccaaccaatgtgcatgaagttaggagtttcttgggtttggctggTTATTATCGTTGA
- the LOC118349208 gene encoding uncharacterized protein LOC118349208, with protein sequence MRAAQSRQKSYADNRRHQLEFEVGDKVFLRIAPMRGVMRKYVPDPTHVIDYEPLQFQEDLTYTEEPVRIVERKEQVLRNRTIPLVKVVWNNYAISEVSWELEEEMQVKYPQLFDDDPNSL encoded by the exons ATGAGAGCAGCTCAGAGTCGACAGAAGAGCTATGCAGATAACCGTCGTCAccaattagagtttgaggttggggataaggtattcttgaggattgcaccCATGAGAGGGGTTATGAG GAAGTATGTACCCGACCCCACCCACGTTATTGATTACGAGCCTCTTCAATTTCAGGAAGATCTGACTTATACAGAAGAGCCGGTgcggattgtagagagaaaagaacaagtgttacgTAATCGGACTATTCCATTGGTTAAAGTGGtatggaataattatgctatcaGTGAAGTctcttgggaattagaagaggAAATGCAAGTCAAGTACCCACAGTTGTTTGACGACGATCCTAATAGCTTGTGA